Proteins from a single region of Phycisphaeraceae bacterium D3-23:
- a CDS encoding DUF1080 domain-containing protein, which produces MKRHPRITILATLLLLTLGCATANVAAVEDDPEAGFTPIFDGETLDGWYSVGGNATYEAVDGVIVGSGDRVNQNTFLRTEATYDDFEFRCQFKFVRHSNSGIQYRSHQRPNNEGEEVGRVYGYQCELDHSPRAWTAGLYEEGRRGWLQNVEGDDNAHKRDALNMDDWNDIVIRCEGNHIQTWLNGVQVTDYVDEADEALMEGFIALQVHSGQNAEIHWRALRIKDLGADE; this is translated from the coding sequence ATGAAGCGACACCCCCGGATCACTATCCTGGCGACCCTCCTCCTGCTCACGCTCGGCTGCGCTACGGCGAACGTCGCGGCGGTCGAGGACGACCCCGAGGCCGGCTTCACCCCGATCTTCGACGGCGAGACGCTTGACGGCTGGTACAGCGTCGGCGGCAACGCGACCTACGAAGCCGTCGATGGCGTCATCGTCGGCAGCGGCGACCGCGTCAACCAGAACACCTTCCTCCGCACCGAGGCGACCTACGACGACTTCGAGTTCCGCTGCCAGTTCAAGTTCGTCCGCCACTCCAACTCCGGCATCCAGTACCGCTCGCACCAGCGGCCGAACAACGAAGGTGAAGAAGTCGGCCGGGTGTATGGCTACCAGTGCGAACTCGACCACAGCCCCCGCGCCTGGACCGCCGGGCTCTACGAGGAAGGCCGACGCGGCTGGCTGCAGAACGTCGAGGGCGACGACAACGCCCACAAGCGCGACGCGCTGAACATGGACGACTGGAACGACATCGTCATCCGCTGCGAAGGCAACCACATCCAGACCTGGCTCAACGGCGTGCAGGTGACGGACTACGTTGATGAGGCCGACGAAGCGCTGATGGAAGGCTTCATCGCCCTGCAGGTCCACTCGGGCCAGAACGCGGAGATCCACTGGCGCGCGCTGCGGATCAAGGACCTGGGCGCGGATGAGTAG
- a CDS encoding DUF4212 domain-containing protein has product MNPPPTSDPDGAATSSEPSPNDPAVKAALARYWRSNITIMAVLLTIWALAGLGCGVLFADVLNQFHLGGYPLGFWFAQQGSIIIFVLIILTYCILLNRLDKKHHDELKSIRNGESA; this is encoded by the coding sequence ATGAACCCACCACCTACCAGCGACCCGGACGGCGCGGCCACCTCATCCGAGCCCAGCCCAAACGACCCGGCGGTCAAGGCGGCGCTGGCGCGCTACTGGCGATCGAACATCACGATCATGGCGGTCCTGCTCACCATCTGGGCCCTCGCGGGGTTGGGCTGCGGCGTGCTGTTCGCCGATGTGCTCAACCAATTCCACCTCGGCGGCTACCCGCTGGGCTTCTGGTTCGCGCAGCAGGGGTCGATCATCATCTTCGTGCTCATCATCCTGACGTACTGCATCCTGCTCAACCGGCTGGATAAAAAACACCACGACGAACTCAAGTCGATCCGCAACGGGGAGTCGGCATGA
- a CDS encoding type II secretion system protein, with protein MPHTLTDADGPATVTRPRDAFTLIELLVVISIIAMLIGILLPSLGLARESARSVKCASGLRQVAIGMELYATENKEYFPARGEPHWPSELIEYYEVTEALVCPTDQPEPRDPAMTQLNAPSQDAWVDNAPRSYIINGWNDFFYSPANPNAWEFASLRRSALSQPGEVIGFGEKNTESLHYYMDAFEGALGNNFTELEESRHGSAGGTGLGFSNYSFLDGSVRNFRFGLTHNPINLWAVRDEWRNIATP; from the coding sequence ATGCCACACACACTTACCGACGCTGATGGACCCGCCACTGTTACCCGGCCGCGCGATGCGTTCACGCTGATCGAACTGCTCGTGGTCATCTCGATCATCGCGATGCTCATCGGTATCCTTCTGCCGTCCCTCGGGCTGGCGCGCGAGTCGGCACGGTCGGTGAAGTGTGCGTCGGGCCTGCGCCAGGTCGCGATCGGGATGGAGCTCTACGCCACGGAGAATAAGGAGTACTTCCCCGCACGTGGCGAGCCACACTGGCCTAGCGAACTGATCGAGTATTACGAAGTCACCGAGGCCCTGGTCTGCCCGACCGACCAGCCCGAGCCGCGCGACCCGGCCATGACCCAGCTCAACGCGCCCTCGCAGGACGCATGGGTCGACAACGCCCCGCGCAGCTACATCATCAACGGCTGGAACGACTTCTTCTACAGCCCCGCCAACCCCAACGCCTGGGAGTTCGCTTCCCTGCGACGCAGCGCCCTGAGCCAGCCCGGCGAGGTCATCGGCTTCGGCGAGAAAAACACCGAGTCGCTGCACTACTACATGGACGCCTTCGAGGGGGCGCTGGGCAATAACTTCACCGAGCTCGAAGAGTCGCGCCACGGCAGCGCCGGGGGCACCGGCCTGGGCTTCTCTAACTACAGCTTCCTCGACGGCAGCGTGAGAAACTTCCGATTCGGCCTCACGCACAACCCCATCAACCTCTGGGCCGTCCGCGACGAATGGCGGAACATCGCGACACCATAG
- a CDS encoding VCBS repeat-containing protein, producing MKLIAYIGAVVLAGSSTAGHPVTFDVQLLGVDANEGCAVADFDNDGRLDVSAGRNWYRNPGEDAGDGGVWIPRPLRLIEDANGYTHSNGEYAYDVDGDGFADIVSGDFFTDPVKWYRNPGEQDVLRGMLWTPGILANTGQSSNEIGMLLDIDVDQDGTPEWIANQWTRDAPLIVWRFVEENNVPGDTPPQLVGHTIGPKNGHGIGFGDINNDGRDDILVGTGWYERPEGDPLAGEWAFHADWDDDFSCPMLVRDVNADGLSDIVWGNPHDYGVYVWLGQGADAEGKLTFEQVALDESFSQAHAIHFADLDGDGRDELITGKRVRGHNGNDPGSDDPAIVVYYTWDEKFASFQRHTICEGTVGIGLQIRTADLDADGDLEIVVAGKDGTQILWNRGAE from the coding sequence TTGAAATTGATCGCCTACATTGGTGCCGTCGTCTTGGCGGGCTCTTCCACCGCCGGGCACCCCGTGACCTTCGACGTCCAGCTTCTTGGCGTCGATGCGAACGAGGGCTGCGCCGTCGCGGATTTTGATAATGATGGGCGGCTCGACGTCTCGGCCGGGCGGAACTGGTACCGCAACCCGGGCGAAGATGCAGGCGATGGCGGGGTTTGGATACCCCGTCCGCTACGCCTGATCGAAGACGCCAACGGCTACACCCACTCCAACGGCGAGTACGCCTACGACGTCGATGGCGACGGCTTTGCCGACATCGTCTCGGGCGACTTCTTTACCGACCCCGTCAAGTGGTACCGCAACCCCGGCGAGCAAGACGTGTTGCGCGGCATGCTCTGGACGCCCGGCATCCTCGCAAACACCGGGCAGTCGAGCAACGAGATCGGCATGCTGCTGGATATCGATGTCGATCAAGACGGCACGCCCGAGTGGATCGCCAACCAGTGGACACGCGATGCGCCGCTGATCGTTTGGCGTTTTGTCGAAGAGAACAATGTGCCGGGCGACACGCCGCCACAACTCGTCGGCCACACCATCGGCCCGAAGAACGGCCACGGCATCGGCTTCGGCGATATCAACAACGACGGACGCGACGACATCCTCGTCGGCACCGGCTGGTACGAACGCCCCGAGGGCGACCCCCTCGCCGGCGAGTGGGCCTTCCATGCCGACTGGGACGACGACTTCTCCTGCCCCATGCTCGTGCGCGATGTCAACGCCGATGGCTTGAGCGACATCGTCTGGGGCAACCCCCACGACTACGGCGTCTACGTCTGGCTGGGCCAAGGCGCCGACGCCGAGGGCAAGCTCACCTTCGAACAGGTCGCGCTCGACGAGTCGTTCTCGCAGGCCCACGCGATCCACTTCGCCGACCTCGACGGCGACGGGCGGGACGAACTCATCACCGGCAAGCGCGTCCGCGGGCACAACGGCAACGACCCGGGCAGCGACGACCCGGCCATCGTCGTCTACTACACCTGGGACGAAAAATTCGCATCATTCCAACGCCACACGATCTGCGAGGGCACCGTCGGCATCGGCCTGCAGATCCGCACGGCCGACCTCGATGCGGATGGCGACCTGGAGATCGTCGTCGCCGGCAAGGACGGTACACAGATCCTGTGGAACCGTGGGGCGGAGTAG